GTACTAACAATAAAAATCACTATATCAACACGGGAAGTTTTAAATATTTAGAATTTACAACTCAAAAGGGCATATGCTCAACTCTAAATGTAAATTTAAATAGCAAATCAAAAGCACTTATTGAATTTATGTTAAAAAATAAGATAAATACAGAATTTGAAAAAATATTACTCTAAATAAATCACACTGGAACAAGAAATGAAAATTTGGAAAAAAAAAGAACTTGATATAAAAAAAGAAGACATAATTAATATTGCAAAGAAATATAATATTAGCCTTCTTGAATCAACATTACTACTGAGACGAGACATTAAAGAAGAAGACTTTCTATTCTTTATTGAAAGTAGTGTAAATTTAATGCACAATCCATTCTTATTAAAGAACATAGACAGATTCATCTACAGAATCAATGAAGCTATTGAAGAGAATGAAAATGTATTAATATTTGGCGACAAAGACGCTGACGGAATCACTGCTACAATCATAATGTATGAAACCCTTAAAGATTTTGGAATTAATGTAACCTATAAGATACCCTCTAATGGAGAATTTTATGGCATTACAAAAGAGTTAATTGACAAAGCATTTGAAGATAAAATATCAGTAATAATTACTGTTGATTGTGGAATTTCTAATATTGAAGAAGCAAATTATGCAAGATCAAAAAACATAGAAGTAATCATTACAGATCACCATCTGCCAAACAAAGAACTTGACACAGAAAATATCATTATCAACCCCCATTTAAAAAATGATCTCTCTCCTTTCAAAGAAATAGCTGGATGCTATGTTAGCTTCAAAGCATGCCTTGCACTATACCTATCCACTACTAACCTTTATAACAAACAAATTGTGTTTTTGTTCTTAGAAAAAATAAGTAATAACATAATCCTTAATGCAATAGAAATAAACAATTATATTCTTAAAAAACATCTCATGCTAGAGAGTAATAAGGATTTACAAATCAATATCAATAAGTTAGAAGAATTTTCAGCCAGTAAATACATCGTTGTTTTTAATAAAGATGAACAAAATCAGCTTCTCAATGAATTCTTTAATCAATCAATAGATATTGAAACAATTGACATTAGCGAAGATTTTGTAAAAAAATATCCAAAATTTGCTAGAAAAACACTAAAAGAACTCATGCAAATTACCAAGTATTTTAAATATAAAGAAACTGACATCAAAGAAAAACTGTATTATGTATTCTATAATATTATATTTGAAGCAAATAAAGATTTATTAAAAAAATGTCTAAAAAGACTTAAATTTGTTGCAATAGGAACCATTTCTGATAATATGCCCATTATTAATGAAAATCGCATAGTTGTAAAAGAAGGGCTTAAAGAAATTGCACTAAGAGAAAGATTCGCCATTAATTACCTATTAAAAGATGCTAACATATTAACAAAGCCAATAATAAGTTCAACAGATATTGCTTTCAAGATTGCTCCAATATTAAATTCAACAGGAAGGCTTGAGAAAGCAGACATTACAATTAACTTTCTATTAACCGAAGATATAGGTAGCCTAGAAAATAAGTTTAAAGAAATTAAAAACATAAATATTTTAAGGAAACGCAAAGAAGATGTATCTTGGAACACACATAACGAGAATACCATTTTCAAAAATGATAAATTCATAGTATGTTACGACAAAGATACTCCAAAAGGTATTAGTTCTCGAATGGCAACAAGACTCTCTTCTTATTATCAGAAAGTTGCTGTTTTCTTAACAAAACAAGGAAATATAATTAAAGGTTCAATAAGATCAAACGATAAGGTAAACTCAAAAGAGTTAATCTCAATGATACCAAGTTATTTAATCATAAATTCTGGAGGACACAAAGCTGCCGCTGGATTTACACTCTATGAGAACGTACTAAATGAATTTATTAAAGAACTTGAGCAGGTTCTTGAAAAAGTAGAATACAGTGATTTGTCTGAGGCATCAATACTCATTGATGCTATTATACCTAAAGACTTTGAGAAGACAGAACTTTTAAAAATAATAGACTTGTTTGAACCCTACGGGCATGGATTTAGAGAATTTGTCCTAACAATGGAAGATGTGTACATTCAAGATCTCAGAACAATTGATAAAAATGGAGCTTCAAAACATATAAGTATGAAAATTAAAAGTAATACGGATTATTACAGAGCTATTTACTTTAACGGAACTCAAAATATTCAAGAACTAGGCATTAAAGATGGCTACAACATAGACATAATATTCACAATTGGGGAAGACTTTTATAATCAAAACGATAAAATTTTAAAGATTATAGATATTAAAAAGAGAGCAAACTAATGCTTAATATCAATATGAAAACCTTCCTCCTTATAAGCATATTAGGATTATCAAATATAAATTTAATAACTGCTGAGGTCGCGAAAGTTAGTTATAAAAAAGAAGCTTTTCAGGGAGACAGTATCTACTTTGCAAGCAACAAAAATTTCAAAAAACTATCCCTTTTAAGCACAACCAAAAACCCTATCTTAAGTTCTTCCCCTTTTCAATTTAAAGTAGGAAATAAAACATACTATATAGCCCTAATAGGAATTACACCAATGATCAGAGAAGGCAAAAGAGAAATTGAAATAGAATTTGAAAACACAAAATACATTAAAGAAATAGAGATAAAAAAATTTGAATTTAGAAAAACAACTATCAAACTAGATAAAAAAAAAGCTACTCTTGTGACGCGTCAAAAGTCAATTAGAGCAAAAGAACAAGCTCTCATATTGTGGAATATAATTGGAAACGTAGGAGACATAACAATATATCACTATGATACATTAGTTCATCCAATAAAAGATCAATATAGAATAACCAGTCCTTATGGTGACCAAAGAATTTATATGCAAGGCAATAAAAAAATATCAAACTACCAAATACATAATGGCAAAGACTACGCTCCTCTTAAAAAAGAAAAAACACCTATTTTCGCAGCTGGTCGAGGGAAAATAGTATTTGCACGAGATAGAGACATAACTGGAAAAACTGTAATCATTCAACATTTACCGGGAGTATTTACAATTTATTTACATCTCTCAAAATTTGGAGTTAAAGAGAACAAAATAGTCAATACAGGTGAATATATTGGTCATGTTGGGAACACAGGACTCTCAACAGGTCCCCATTTACACTTTGAAGTTAGGATTAATGGTGTTGCGTTAAACCCAGATTTTTTCTTAGAGCAAATGCTTATTGACAAAAATAAAATAATCAATAATATTAAAAGAATAGAGTAAAAAGGGGGTGATTTTTTGGCAACTGTCAATGTGGACAAAAATGAGGGTCTGGAAAAAGCATTGAAACGCTTTAAAAGAATGATAGAAAAAGAAGCAATCATTCGAGAATGGAAAAGAAGAGAATATTATGAGAAACCGTCCACCATTCGAGTAAAGAAAGAAAAAGCGTTTAGAAGAAAACAAGCGAAAAAAGTAAGAAAATTAAAACAAAAAATCGGAAGATAATTAATAAGGGATATTCATATGGAATATCCCTTATTAAATTCAAATAAAGACATCCCGTGGTTTTGAGCCATTTATAGCACCTACATATCCAAGTTCTTCCATAAGCTCGATAATCCTTGCAGCTCTATTATATCCTATCTTGAGGCGTCTTTGCAAATAAGATGCAGAAGCTTTTTTAGTAGAACGAACAATTTCAAGAGCCTCCTCAAACATGGGCTCATCTGAGGGATCTAAAACTACAATCTCTGACTCTCTAACATTATCAATAAATATTTCATCATCGATATAATTTGGAGCACCAAATTTCTTAACCTCCTCAACTAACCTGTAAACTTCCTTCTCATTCAAAAATCCACCTTGAATCCTTTGAGGAAATGGTGTAGTAGGACTTACATAAAGCATATCTCCTTTTCCTAAAAGTTTCTCAGCACCAGAAACCCCAAGAATTATCCTTGAATCCATAGCACTAGCAACCATAAAAGAAATTCTTGACGGAAAGTTAGCCTTTATTACTCCCGTAATAACATCAACAGACGGCCTTTGAGTAGCCAAAGCCAAGTGTATCCCAACGGCTCTAGCCATAGCTGCAAGTCTAGAAATCAAATTTTCTAAATCTTTTCTCGCAGAAAGTATAAGATCCGCAAATTCATCAATAATGATTACAAGATAAGGTAACGCTACTTCACTTAATCTATCTTCCAATATTTTCCTATTATAAGCATTAATATCTCTAACAAGAAAATTATCAAGAAGAACATATCTTCTCTCCATTTCATCCAAACACCAACGTAAAGCTTCCAAAGCTCTACTGACATCAGTAATAACCGGTGTTAATAAATGTGGGATATCATTAAAAAGCTTAAGCTCAACTATTTTAGGATCTATCATTATAAGTTTAACTTCATCTGGTGATTTTGAAAAAATAATTGATGTAATTAATGAATTAACACAAACCGACTTACCAGCTCCAGTGGCACCTGCTATTAAAAGATGAGGAGCAGTTACAAGATCAAAAACAATATTCCCTCCACTGATCTCTTTACCAAGCGCAAAAGGTACCGTAAAATTACCCTGAAATTCCTTACTATCTATTATCTCTGAAATTAAAATAAATTCTCGTCTTCTATTAGGAATCTCAATTCCTACAGCTTCTTTCCCAGGTATTGGTGCAATAATTCTAACCCTAACTGCTGCAAGCCTTAGCGCAATATTATCAGATATAGAAGTTATTCTTGAAAGCTTAATGCCCTTATCAGGACGAACAGCATACATTGTAACAACAGGACCTTTGATAACATCAATAAGCTTAGCATTAATATTAAACTCTCGAAAAGTTTCCTGCAAAATCATTGATTGTTTCTGAATCTCTTTTTCATACTCAATGTCTTCAATCTCACTTTTGGGTTTTCGTTGATCAAAAACAGAAATATCTATATAATATCCGCTACTAACTTTATCTACTAATATATCCTCATCCACAATCTTGGACATACTATCTATTATTCCTTTATGCCTTATGTCACTAGCCTTAATTTTACCGCTAGCTACCAATCTATTACTCTCAAATCCCACTGGTTTATACTTCAAATCGAACTGAGGATCTTGCAAAGATTGATTTTCCAATAACTGTTCTCTTATCAATATCTCATCTGATTTCTTTGACTGACTAAAAACAGTTTTATCTAAATCAATATTAGAAGGTTTATTAGAATTTCTTAAAAACGTGTTAAAAGACCATAAAGCCTGATACTCTTCACCATTAATAATATTCTCTCTTTTATCAGATAGCTTGTTAGCATCCATATCACTATCAAAGTCTTTATAAACCTTAATGTTTTTTTTAATCTTTAAAGGACTTAAAAATGGAAAATAGGCAAACATACTTTCAAATAAGGTTTTAAACTTAAATCTTAAAAACTGTAAAGTATCTAGGATAAAGCCAGTATTCTTAAAAAAGACATAATTTAAGTAAATCCAAATAATAAATTCCAAAATCAAAATAAGAAAAATAAAAAAATTGCCAAGTAATATTCCAAAATTACTCAAAAACCAATTAATAAAATTAGAACCTTCTAGCCTAGAATTGATTTTTAACCAAAACGTTAGAGTAAAAAACAAAATAACCGTATAATTCCAATTAAATATAAACCGTCTACTTAGCATATTGTTGCGATAAACATACCAATTTACAAGAGGATAAAGTATTAAATAAAATGATAAAAATGAAAAAGTATTTAGCAACATTTGACCTATTACATTAAAAATAAAAAATATAAATATATTTCCTATAGAAGTCAACGCTACAAAAATCGAAAATGATATAATAGCTAACATAAAAAAAAACAGAAATTGAAAATACTGATAAAAATTCTTCATACTCTACTAAAATAAAAAAAGAAACACATTATACTTGAAAGTATAAATAAATAAGCTGCAAAATAATAAAGCCTAGCTTGTTTAAGCATTCTGACAAGCAAATTTATTGAAAATAATCCCACAATAAAAGCAATAACTATTCCCAGAATTATTTCAAAAACATTAAAAAGCATATCTGAGGCAAATAATCCCTTATATTTTAACAAGAAACTTCCAAAAACAATAGGAATCAAAGCTAAGAACGAAATCTCTAATGATTCGTATCTGCTAAACCCAAGCAAAACTGAGGCAAAAATTGTAATCCCTGAACGAGAAATGCCAGGCATTGCACCAATTCCCTGCATAATTCCAATAAAAACTCCTGAAAATAAGATATTCGTTCTAAAATTAAGAATCAAAAGTCTAGATTCAAGCAGCAATAATAAAATACCTGTTGCAAAAAAATTAATTAAAGCAAACTCAAGAGTAAACATTCCCTCAAAGCTTCCTATAAAAATTCCAATAACAGCTGTGATAACGGTAATTATTAGTATAAGAAATATTAATTTTAGATTTCTTAAATCCATCTCCGTAGTTTTTCTTAAAAAAAATTTCACTAAAACTAGAAAAAGCTCTGATATTCGCTCTCTATAATAAATTATTACAACTAAAACAGTGGCTAAATGCAAGCAAATATCAAATACCATTGGAACTTCAAGATTCATAACTTTTTTTAAAAGCAATAAATGTCCCGAACTAGATACAGGCAAAAACTCAGAAATTCCTTGAACAAATCCTAAAATCACAATCTTTAAAATATTTTCCATTTAATTCTCAAATCCCAAATTACCCTTAGGAAATATACCCATAATATACTCTACTACAGAATCTATGCCCCTACCCTCATATAAAGCATCATAAAAAACAGAATAAACTAATATTTTTTTAACATAGTTCCTAGTTTGCCCAAAAGGAATCGCTTCAATGAAAAGCTCCCTAGGCAAATGTCCATAAGCCTTCTCCCATTTGCGAACATTCCCAATGCCACCATTATAAGATGCAAGAGCCTTATATACATCCCCTGTTGTTCCTATCCTCTTCTTTAAATAGTAAGTTCCGATGATCACATTGTCTTTAGGTTTCCTCAAATCATAGCTATGATATTTAATCTCTTTAGAAATATCAACTGCTGTTAAAGGCATAACTTGCATAAGTCCAATGGCACCAGGCTTAGATACAGCATCTCTTTTAAAACTACTCTCGGCCTTTATTAAAGAAAATACAAGGCTAGGCTCAAGGTCTCTCCTTTTTGCCCAATACTTAACCAAAGAACTATATAAATAAGGATAAATACGCCTATAATCATCTCTATTTAAAGCTGATTTATCTTGCCTTACAAGGTAGTTAATAGCAAGTGTAGATTCATAGTAATATTCATGTTTTACAAGTTCATCATAAAGTTTACGGTAAAATTCGGGTGCAAACCTATAGCCGTTCTTAAAATCATCAGCAACAAACGCACTAGCATAAGAATGTAAATTAAATTTCAAAAATCCCTCTAAAAACTTCTCATAATCAGACTTCTCATAATTAATATCTAAATCATTTTCAAAAACATCGTTTATGCTTTGATCCAAAAAATATTTGCTCATAAACGAAGAATAAGACGCCTTATTGTACTCAATAGCAGAACGCAAAAGTTCACCATACTCATCCCTTGACTTAGGGTTAATAAATTTATGAGATATAAGTCTTGAATTAATAAAGGCAAGTCTAGATAGAACGGTGTTATCAATAACACCGTTCCCATTACAATAAAGTTTGTATAAATTATCATAATCCCCAAGCTGCATAGCTTCTAAAATATATTTATCTAGCATCTTAATAAATGAAAGATTACCCCTATCCTTCTTAGTATAAAATCTAGCTATGCTTTGTGAAAAATAATTTCTTGCACTTTTAACAAATATCAAGTTACTAAAAATTTCATTAAGCATTTCTAGTCTATAAGTCTCATTTTCAAGAGCAGTATTTGCCAAATACTTAGATATGATAGAAAGACCCACTTCTTTTTTTAATCTCAAGTTAATAATCCCTAAATAATACTCCTTATAAATGCTATTCAACTCACTAAAAAAAGATAACGCTTTACCAATCTGGCCTGAACTCAAAAAAGACCTATAAACATCATTTAAAAATATAAAATTATTATAATATTCCTTAAAATCATCATCTAATATATTTATTGCACTCTTTAAATTCCCATTAGCCACTAAGACTTTAAACTTAACAAGATTTAAAAAGTTTGGATTTAAATAACTAATTCTATTCTCCAAGATAAAATAATCATGGGCTCTTATGTGCAGAGATCCTGCTGGCAAATCTTCAAATAGCTTTCTAAAATAAACCAAAGATTCATGAATATTAGACATATTAGAATAAAGAACTGCTTTAAATAACAAATTTTCATTCTCTTGATCTTCCAAGAAATTCAGTTTATCCAGTTTATTTAAGATCAAAAGTGCCTCATCACTCTTTTTTTGCCAATAAAGACTCTTAAAATACCCCAATACAACAAACTTATTATTCTCATACTTTTTGTAAAGTTTCCGTCCAATAAGTTCAGATTCAAAATATTCTCTTCTTAAATTATAATATTCAAGAAGCTTAACACCGGCAAATTGAGATATAGTATCATTACTGCTCTCTATTGCTTTAAACATATATTCCCTAAATTTTTCTTCATGTCCTATTTTTTTAAAAAGATAGGCAATATACACATAAGAATTTGAATCTATCCCAAAGTATTCATCAAAATTTTGTCCCAAATAATCAAAATTCCATAACCAATTCAGGTGATTTAAATCAAAATCACCTGAATTTTTCCTAATTAAATTTCCATTTAAAGACTCTTCTTCTAAGGTACAAGATAATAAACTGAGTAAGCATAAAAATCCAGAGACAAATTTCCTAAATAAAAAAGGAAGCTCCTTAAACATAGCTACTATCTTCACAATTTTTAATTTTCTCTTCCTTGTAAACATAATAATAAGAAATCTTAAAATTTCGAGGGTTTAACACTTTAGAAAAAACCAAAAATAATGAAAAGAATATCAAAAGAAATAAGGAAACAAGACTTAAATAAAGCATAGGGGTTTGCACAAGACTCCCTCCAGAATTTGAATCCAATCGATTTTTGTCAACACCTCTCGTAAAGTCCTCACTAAAATCCAAAGTATCACTATCAAATGAGCTGTCTTTTAAACCTTTATCAATATCTGCAATAATATCTTCAACACTCAAATCATCAGAATCTTTCAAAATAGGTACATTAACACCACTAAAATTACTATCCTCATTCTCAATGAATCTCACAACATTATTATCAGAATTAAAATTAGCATCCTTCCCATCAATTTGTTTACGCTCATTCACATTATTTTCAAAATAATCTCTCTTAAACTCAATATCCAAATTAAGATTAGAGTCAAAATCCAGAGTATCATCAACTAATTCCTTATGATCTGAATCCCAAGAATCAAATGACATATCTTGATCATCCTTGTTAATGATGCTATCTTCACTCACAGGATCTAATTCACTAGAATTAAGTAAATCATCGACATTATCTAAGCTAACATCCAGAGCATCTGCCTTATCTTGATTCAAAACACTGTCTAATTCCTTAACAGACACCTCTTCAAGATCCACATCACTAGTACCCAAAACAGGTTTGTCACTTAATTGCTCATTCTCTAAAGATTCACTAAATTCTCCCGAATCTACGCCAAAGTTAATCAAGCCTAAATCAAACTTAGCTTTATTCTCAATTCCATCACACTCACCATAAACATAAAGCATCATAGAATCTATTCTAAAATAAACATTCATACTAGAACTTTCTACCTTAAGATTATCTAAGAAAAAAGACCCAACAAAAAAAGGATACATAAAATCTTCATACTCACTAATATAAAGATCTAGTTTAACATTAGTTTCATCTAATTTACCTAATACCACCTTTTTTACAGAAATATCACCTAACTTTAAAAGTGGAAAATATTCATTACTAGAAAGTCTTATTGCTAAAAACCCTTTCAAGAATTCCAACCTCTTTGTTTTCTTACAAGAAACAAATTCATGTATAATAATTATAACTATAATATAATATAAGTAATATTTATATTCAACTTATAAGTGATTTTTTATTAAAAACAATAATATGTTGATTATAACGTATCATTTTTAATGATGTTACTAAATATGTTTTTTAGGGGGATTTTAGGTGTTGCCATTATTCATAACAATTTCCTCATTTACCGTATCTATTCTGGTATTTTTATTTTTCAAACTTGCAATAAAAGCCTCACAAATAAGAGAAAAAGGTATGCATGGCAAAAAAATAGACAGAACAAAAAAATTAATAGAAAAAGCTGCAAGTATATTAAAAACAAATCCAAATGAAATAAGTGCTCTTCAAATTTTAAACCAACATTATTATGCCAATAAAGATTCTGAAAACGGAATTAAATATGCCAAAAAATTGTGCCAACTTATAGAAGAAAATCCCATAAGCCAAGACATAGACTCTTTTAAGGCTTTCTTAAGTTACGGTTTTTATAATCTTGAGAGAGGCTTTAATCGAGAGGCATTAGAGTTCCTTAAAAAGGCATATGTACTGCAAAAGAATAACATGGATGTCACCTATTATCTTGGAATAGCCTTTCTGAAAAATGAATATTACAAAGAAGCCCTACATTATCTCACAAAAATATATAAATTTGATAAAAACAATAATGATGCTTTAAAATACATAGGAATAGCTCTCTTTTATATGGAGAATTACAACAAAGCTATTGGAATATTTAATAGCATAAAAAACTACATACAAGATGATGCAAATAGCTTGTTAATATATGCCAAATCTCTATCTCAGCTAAACCAATACTATCTTGCACTGGAGATCGCAAATAAGCTAAGACACAGAGATGGAATGATATACGAATCTCTTTTAATTGAATCTGAAATTCATTCAAAAAATAACAATCTGGAAAAATTAGAAGAAAATGTTAAAGAAATAATTAAAGTAAAACCTGATTTACCTAAGAAAATATTCGTAGAACTCTTTTATAAACTGGGTGAACTTTACATAGAACGTGCAAACTACCAAAAAGCAGTTGAAGCTTTTTCTCAAGTTGAAAGAACCGACCCAAACTACAAAAAAATTAGTGAAAAACTAGAATTTAGTAAA
The sequence above is drawn from the Candidatus Borreliella tachyglossi genome and encodes:
- the recJ gene encoding single-stranded-DNA-specific exonuclease RecJ, which codes for MKIWKKKELDIKKEDIINIAKKYNISLLESTLLLRRDIKEEDFLFFIESSVNLMHNPFLLKNIDRFIYRINEAIEENENVLIFGDKDADGITATIIMYETLKDFGINVTYKIPSNGEFYGITKELIDKAFEDKISVIITVDCGISNIEEANYARSKNIEVIITDHHLPNKELDTENIIINPHLKNDLSPFKEIAGCYVSFKACLALYLSTTNLYNKQIVFLFLEKISNNIILNAIEINNYILKKHLMLESNKDLQININKLEEFSASKYIVVFNKDEQNQLLNEFFNQSIDIETIDISEDFVKKYPKFARKTLKELMQITKYFKYKETDIKEKLYYVFYNIIFEANKDLLKKCLKRLKFVAIGTISDNMPIINENRIVVKEGLKEIALRERFAINYLLKDANILTKPIISSTDIAFKIAPILNSTGRLEKADITINFLLTEDIGSLENKFKEIKNINILRKRKEDVSWNTHNENTIFKNDKFIVCYDKDTPKGISSRMATRLSSYYQKVAVFLTKQGNIIKGSIRSNDKVNSKELISMIPSYLIINSGGHKAAAGFTLYENVLNEFIKELEQVLEKVEYSDLSEASILIDAIIPKDFEKTELLKIIDLFEPYGHGFREFVLTMEDVYIQDLRTIDKNGASKHISMKIKSNTDYYRAIYFNGTQNIQELGIKDGYNIDIIFTIGEDFYNQNDKILKIIDIKKRAN
- a CDS encoding M23 family metallopeptidase; its protein translation is MKTFLLISILGLSNINLITAEVAKVSYKKEAFQGDSIYFASNKNFKKLSLLSTTKNPILSSSPFQFKVGNKTYYIALIGITPMIREGKREIEIEFENTKYIKEIEIKKFEFRKTTIKLDKKKATLVTRQKSIRAKEQALILWNIIGNVGDITIYHYDTLVHPIKDQYRITSPYGDQRIYMQGNKKISNYQIHNGKDYAPLKKEKTPIFAAGRGKIVFARDRDITGKTVIIQHLPGVFTIYLHLSKFGVKENKIVNTGEYIGHVGNTGLSTGPHLHFEVRINGVALNPDFFLEQMLIDKNKIINNIKRIE
- the rpsU gene encoding 30S ribosomal protein S21; this encodes MATVNVDKNEGLEKALKRFKRMIEKEAIIREWKRREYYEKPSTIRVKKEKAFRRKQAKKVRKLKQKIGR
- a CDS encoding DNA translocase FtsK → MKNFYQYFQFLFFFMLAIISFSIFVALTSIGNIFIFFIFNVIGQMLLNTFSFLSFYLILYPLVNWYVYRNNMLSRRFIFNWNYTVILFFTLTFWLKINSRLEGSNFINWFLSNFGILLGNFFIFLILILEFIIWIYLNYVFFKNTGFILDTLQFLRFKFKTLFESMFAYFPFLSPLKIKKNIKVYKDFDSDMDANKLSDKRENIINGEEYQALWSFNTFLRNSNKPSNIDLDKTVFSQSKKSDEILIREQLLENQSLQDPQFDLKYKPVGFESNRLVASGKIKASDIRHKGIIDSMSKIVDEDILVDKVSSGYYIDISVFDQRKPKSEIEDIEYEKEIQKQSMILQETFREFNINAKLIDVIKGPVVTMYAVRPDKGIKLSRITSISDNIALRLAAVRVRIIAPIPGKEAVGIEIPNRRREFILISEIIDSKEFQGNFTVPFALGKEISGGNIVFDLVTAPHLLIAGATGAGKSVCVNSLITSIIFSKSPDEVKLIMIDPKIVELKLFNDIPHLLTPVITDVSRALEALRWCLDEMERRYVLLDNFLVRDINAYNRKILEDRLSEVALPYLVIIIDEFADLILSARKDLENLISRLAAMARAVGIHLALATQRPSVDVITGVIKANFPSRISFMVASAMDSRIILGVSGAEKLLGKGDMLYVSPTTPFPQRIQGGFLNEKEVYRLVEEVKKFGAPNYIDDEIFIDNVRESEIVVLDPSDEPMFEEALEIVRSTKKASASYLQRRLKIGYNRAARIIELMEELGYVGAINGSKPRDVFI
- a CDS encoding undecaprenyl-diphosphate phosphatase is translated as MENILKIVILGFVQGISEFLPVSSSGHLLLLKKVMNLEVPMVFDICLHLATVLVVIIYYRERISELFLVLVKFFLRKTTEMDLRNLKLIFLILIITVITAVIGIFIGSFEGMFTLEFALINFFATGILLLLLESRLLILNFRTNILFSGVFIGIMQGIGAMPGISRSGITIFASVLLGFSRYESLEISFLALIPIVFGSFLLKYKGLFASDMLFNVFEIILGIVIAFIVGLFSINLLVRMLKQARLYYFAAYLFILSSIMCFFFYFSRV
- a CDS encoding flagellar assembly lytic transglycosylase — encoded protein: MFKELPFLFRKFVSGFLCLLSLLSCTLEEESLNGNLIRKNSGDFDLNHLNWLWNFDYLGQNFDEYFGIDSNSYVYIAYLFKKIGHEEKFREYMFKAIESSNDTISQFAGVKLLEYYNLRREYFESELIGRKLYKKYENNKFVVLGYFKSLYWQKKSDEALLILNKLDKLNFLEDQENENLLFKAVLYSNMSNIHESLVYFRKLFEDLPAGSLHIRAHDYFILENRISYLNPNFLNLVKFKVLVANGNLKSAINILDDDFKEYYNNFIFLNDVYRSFLSSGQIGKALSFFSELNSIYKEYYLGIINLRLKKEVGLSIISKYLANTALENETYRLEMLNEIFSNLIFVKSARNYFSQSIARFYTKKDRGNLSFIKMLDKYILEAMQLGDYDNLYKLYCNGNGVIDNTVLSRLAFINSRLISHKFINPKSRDEYGELLRSAIEYNKASYSSFMSKYFLDQSINDVFENDLDINYEKSDYEKFLEGFLKFNLHSYASAFVADDFKNGYRFAPEFYRKLYDELVKHEYYYESTLAINYLVRQDKSALNRDDYRRIYPYLYSSLVKYWAKRRDLEPSLVFSLIKAESSFKRDAVSKPGAIGLMQVMPLTAVDISKEIKYHSYDLRKPKDNVIIGTYYLKKRIGTTGDVYKALASYNGGIGNVRKWEKAYGHLPRELFIEAIPFGQTRNYVKKILVYSVFYDALYEGRGIDSVVEYIMGIFPKGNLGFEN
- a CDS encoding tetratricopeptide repeat protein; its protein translation is MLPLFITISSFTVSILVFLFFKLAIKASQIREKGMHGKKIDRTKKLIEKAASILKTNPNEISALQILNQHYYANKDSENGIKYAKKLCQLIEENPISQDIDSFKAFLSYGFYNLERGFNREALEFLKKAYVLQKNNMDVTYYLGIAFLKNEYYKEALHYLTKIYKFDKNNNDALKYIGIALFYMENYNKAIGIFNSIKNYIQDDANSLLIYAKSLSQLNQYYLALEIANKLRHRDGMIYESLLIESEIHSKNNNLEKLEENVKEIIKVKPDLPKKIFVELFYKLGELYIERANYQKAVEAFSQVERTDPNYKKISEKLEFSKRLNENLSLRVYLKSPKEKFEKLANEIILKLYKNNFQVRDSKINEVTSQFIDINFQLANNQWEENLIVRFVRTEQELFGELFLKDLISKTKENKLKGLCIAPATFSSKAKQMVEGRLIDLIEGKKLIQILKRINISKYS